ATGCTTGGTTCCCAGGGGGAGGACCAGTTGCTCAGGCCGTCTTTAGGAAAAGTGCTGAAGGAGGAATGACTACGTACCTTCCTCTTGGGGGTGGAAGTGTGTGCAGAAAGCTGGAGCAGTATGCCTATTTTGGGGCCCATCTGGCAAAAGGTGCCCCCAGCAATGGGATCTCCTGGCCAACTCACCAAGTCTTTCTTACATCTCACTAGACTCTTAAAATCCCCAAGGTGTGGAGAGGGATATGGCATGTTCCAGGTGGCTAATAAGCTTTCTTAAGCAGCCCTCACTGGCAGAATTTCTGGGTCTTTCTGTCCATGCACTGGGCCATCCCCTTGGGCAGGAAACCACTCTGGCACGTGAGCTCATTTACAGGAACAAGCCTTTTTTTCCTCGGTGAGCCTGCACCACTGGGACGCTGCCCTACAGACCATTGGAATCTTTTCTCTGCATGTTGGCTGTTGTTGCCTAGCAGGAAGGGCAGACTATTTGAAGACTTGTGAAGCAGTTTGCTGCCATTTTTATGAATTAGTCCTCAAGTTGTAATTGAGTGAACTGTCCTCATGTCATAGatagaaaaacagagacatggtgggggagaaagtggcTTTTGGAAGCTTCTGGGCCGAgaaggcctggggctgggctgagagCGGAGAGGAGGAATGTTCCGGCTGACAGAGATCAAGCTGCCTTTTAAGGCTTACTTGATGCCTTTGGAGTCAGAGAGTCTGGGCACAGCTGATGGGCAGGGTGCGGAAAGTCTTGAAGGCAGGCCCCTCACCGTGACAAGGACAGTGATGACCCAAGTTGACTTCAGCCGAGAGAGGAGGGCATGGGCACACGAGGGACGTGCTCCCTGCATGTCcgtttctttccatcttttgaaAACTAGCACTGACAGCCTCAGGGAGGTCAAGTTCACTGAGTGTCTGCTAGAGCATCATTGGGATTGTAGCACCTGATCCTGCCTGCCACCTCCTGTGGCTAGATAAGCAGATTACAGAGACTAAGCATCTGTCTTTTGGGGATGCTTCTGGGGAAGTTTCTTTCCCCAGAGTAAGGAGAGGAAGGGCCCTCTTGGGAATCCATGGACTGCCTATTGGCCTCCTTCAGTAGGGCATCCTGCCTGACAGATGAACTTGCTGAATCCCAAGGCGGATCCCAGAAGGCTGGACTACCCCACGCTCTTTTCTGCCCTTGGCAGTCTCTGCCGAGGAGAAAGCTGTGAACCACGGGGAGGGGTGTGTTCATCTAAGCTGTGTTTCAAGCTGGCATGGTGCCTTCTCAGGCTGCTAGCTCAGCCCGTGTCTAATGACAAAGCCCAGCTCTCTCCACCGGGCGTCAGCAAGGCtaaagggtttttaaaaatacttggagGGGGATGTGCCTGGAGGCTGCCAGCACCCAGTGACAGGGTGTCTGATGGCCAAGCGGGTGATATGGAGAAAGTGGGACGGGAAGCAGTGAGGGGAGCAGGGCAGCGGTGAGGGGAGCAGGGCAGCGGTGAGGGGAGCAGGGCAGCGGTGAGGGGAACAGGAAGTCACTTTAACTGAATGTGAGTGTTTTAGGGGTTAGGTGAGGGTCAGGTTGAGGGATGGGGGTGATGTGGATTCTAGGATGCCTATGATTTCCTTCTCTCTAGAGGGAAGagcaaattcagttttcattttcttgtctgtggccaaggtcacacattCTTAAATGGCCTTCTTGATATTCGGGGACTGATGGGATCTTTGGTGCCCAAATCAGTTAAGATagttaagaaaaactaaaaaaaaaaaattcagttcagctTTAAATACTAGTTGACAGAGTGCCATTGCAGCTTCAGAAGGGAAGGCAGTGGGATTTTGTGGGGAGCTAGAATTGCTGGCTTAGTAAGAGGAACTGCATATAGCCACACTGAGTATTCAAGGAAAAGGCCCAGGTTTGTTTTTGGGGTAGACCACCTGCATTTCCAGAGCAGGCTGGGGTAGGGGCTATATGGGCTCTAAATGATGCATGGAGCCTTTTGGAAGTAAGGGTCCCATGGATGATGTTTCCATGGAGGAGACATCAGAAAGCCATAGTGCTTTCTGTCTTCTTAAATGcaaaggtggggtggggtggcaaaACCCCTCAAAACCTTCAGTTTTCCcaaagacttttctccaaagaaacaaaagtctTCTTGGCTCCAGGAATGTGTTACAGAATTAAAAACTAGTGCCCTGTCACCCATTTTTGAAGCCAACAAACTATCTCTGATGGAGGAGAGTGAGTTGAGAACAAATGAACTTCATGAGTTTCTCAGCAGTGGAGTGTCTGCCTCTTGCAGGGGCACCTGAAGGAAGGGAATCTCAGTGTTCTGCTTGTGTAACGGGCTGTTtttgaaaaaagggaaaaaatcttgCTGCACCTGGGGACCAATGAGCCTTTAGTTGGTCTAGTGGGGAGAATGGAGGCCAGGACAAGGAGGTTTGAGGTCCATTCCTGACAACTGGCTTCAGAAGCACCAATTCCCAAGCTGGAAATTAGGAATTGAATCTCAGAGCAAGATCTTTAACTTCTTAGCTTCACGTTCTTTCTCTCTTGTGTGGGGTTAGTATTCTCCGGCTTGTAGCACTGTTGGGAAAGGTAAATGAGATAATCCAGGCCAAGTCCCTGGCCAAGGGCCTGGCCCACTCAGAAAATGACAGTTATTgttattgctattgttgttgaTGCTATTCTTGGTTTGATTCTTTACAGAGATTTGgaagaatagaaaatattttattgggcATTAGTATAACTCAGGCTTtctaggtggtgctggtggtaaagaattcgactgccagtgaaggagatgtaagagatgtgggtttgatccctaggtcaggaaaatcccctggagtaggaaatggcaacctgctccaatattcttgcctggaaaatccatgacagaggagcctggtgggctacaatccatcagcccacgaagagtcagacatgactgagcgactgagaacaCAGTGTAACTCAAGGCAAAGGCAACATCACTTTGCTCCTGGCAAGAGCTGCCTATAGAGATTCATGGTGTATCTAATAATTCTAACACTGCACCAGGGGTGTTGCAAGGTACCTAGAGCCTTATAACCAAGTGGAAAGTGACAGGTGATGGCTGCTATTCTCTGTGGTCTAGGTGgtgtgggtgggatggggagtggcCTGTTTAGTGACGTAGTTGAGGGAGGCTGTGGCATGAACTAAGGAGCAAGGATTGATAAAATTGTACTGATTTGGCGCAGTGAGTCACTGGGCAAAGACTAACAGTGCAGTGACTTGTACTGGGCTGCTTAGTTAGTACCTTACTTTCTGCCCTGAGTCCCCAAGAAAGGAGCCATTGTATGCTTTTAAAGGAAGATATCCTGGGTTTATGATTGAATTGCAAGTCTTCCAAAGAGTATGTTCCTATCCCCTCATTTTGGCATAAAGGTGTTTAGCTGATTAAggattttatcatttgttttgcattttctctgGGAGGGCATGAATGTTGGAGAAGGTGAATTGGACCTTCTAAGGGAAAGCAGAGCTTATGGAGGCAAGGGAAAAAGCTATTGATATTTAAGAGTATAAGTCCTGGAgctggactgccaggctcctccatcattgTCTGTGTGACCTTTACCAcactgaatctcagttttctcatctgtaagatggagatgAGAATGGTACCTAGCTCATGGTGCTGTCATGAAGATCAAGTGAAAAATTCATATGAAgccttagcacaatgcctggcactcaGTACGTACTCAGTATATATTACCAACCCTTGGCCATCTGCTGGGGCACCTACATGGCAACTCGGAACACTCAGAACTGTTGGGATTCTGGCTGAAGGAAAGACAAAAGGTGTTCCTGAATTCCACACATTTCACGCTCAGTGAAAAAGATTTCCTGTTGCTATTGCTTTGAATTTTGAAACTGATGGTGgaaatttcttttgcttttcctgaAGGCCAGCCAGAAAGGGACGCTCAGGGAGTCAGTGCAGCTTTCCTTGGTAAACCACAACTTCCCATTTAACAGGAGAGTTCAGCCTCTACAAGTCAACCCATCAGACTGAAGAAGACTGTCTCTGGACCACAGCAGACTTCTCCCTCCATCCACGTTgcatcaccccaccccacccccgccccacccccacagggCAGCACTCACTCATGCAGCAGCAAGTCCTTGAAGTGAATCATCTCCACCATCACCCGGATGTTCTCCTGTGCGGCAGAGCACAGATCATGCTTCAGGTAGCATTCCCGCTGTAACTGGAACACCATTTCCTTGATGGCTGGACACTTCCGGCTTATACAGCTGAATCTGTGCCGCAGAGCGTGGGCCTTACACTTCAAGGCATCTTTGATGAACGACTTGCCCTGACAGCGGAGGggacagggaagggagagggggtggAAGAGACCAGTCCTTATTACACGCTTTGACAGTCTGACCCTTGTTGGGCTTACATGGGATTTTTCTGACGACTGAACCTTAAGGCCTCATCCAGATGGACGTCTTGCAGGTGACAGGCTGAGGCTACATCGGGAGGTCTGTCCAGAGTGATGTGAGACCTCTGCCTTCAGCCCCAAAGGATGTTACCTGGGAGACTGACACGGTTGCTTCCTTCCTCCCAAACTCCTCTACTAGCCTCCCTCATCCTGCGGCTCCCGTGGCCCTCTGTCCTCAAGGAAGCCCAGTGTTGACTGTATGGTGGCAAAACCCCGAGGGAAATTTGGGCAGGCATAAGCCCAGAGCTCCTGGGAGGTGCGCAGCGAGAGCTTTTCCCAGGTGCCTGCGTGTGCAGATCTCTCCTCTTTCCTGCTCCTTCTAGTGATGTGAAGGTCGGGTGCTAGCTGGGCCTGCCTTTCCTGCCTCAGTGCCTCCCGCCGACCCCAACCCGtactctttctctcctcctcctagCCTTTATGGAGGagcattcttttcctttctgaaagcAATTCGACTCCTTTAAACTGTTAGGGTTATTGCCTCTAAAAGGCCCGCCTGGCACACTGCCTGCCAGCATCTGGAGCCTGAACTGCCCGGCTGACGGCCCCTCCCCCTCGCCCCAGGCCTCCGAGTGGCGAAGGCAGCCAGGCATACATCTGGCCTGCAGTTCTCTTTCCTGGCAACCCCATGAGATTGTTCTCATCCTAGAGAGGAGACAGCTGTTGGTGTGGGGGCGAGCCTGGGCCGTTAGCTTCCTTATCAACCTCGCGGGGCACAGAGGCACCGTGGGATACCCACCCAGAGATCTTCACACCCCCTCTTCTACAGAAGCGAGCTGTCATTGGAGAGGTCACCCCTGTGTTTTAGACAGGCCTGGAAGTAACGGAGTTGAGAAAGTAAATGGGTTTAGGTTGGAAGTGGGATGCCGGCCAGTGCGTTTATTTGTCCTCTCCTGAAGAAGCAGCTGAAAGGTCTACAGATAGTCTGATCACTGAAAAGCCACCTCATGGTGATTCCCTTTCCTCTGACGCACCAGTGGGAGCTGAATAGGATGGAGGGTAGGGTGTGCCGGTTGACTAAGTAGTTATGGGCTGAGACCTGACTTGAAAGGGATGCTTCTAACTTGAGAACATACTCCTGTTGgttgaggaaaaaaaggaagatgaattTATGCAAGGGCTGCAGCAATCTGTtctcagtattcttccctgacaTCCTGTGGGATTGCCCTGAAATACACATCTTTCCTCCGGATTTCCTATACGTTTCCTAATTCCCGTTAATCCAGAAGGGATGCTTTATTAGGGCATCTCAAGGAGTTCAAACACTTtgctcctctttccttccctggttTCCCTTGCTGGCACCCCACATCCTCTGTAGGGGAGGCTGCCAGCCCTGTCGCATCCCTTTCTGGTTCCCAGGCGTTGCTTTGTCAGGCTGTCTACAGGATGTCAGTACATGGTAACTGGTGATGTTCATAAATCACACCTCAGCTGTTGGCCTCATCCAAACAGTCATGGCTCTCCAGTGAAATGACAACAGGGTACTTCACAGTGTATATACAGGCTGGGGAGGACACTAAGGAGATGAGCCTAATGGTCCACTCCACCTGAAATGTGTTTGTATGGTGTGCACTGGAGGCATAAGGTTACTTGTTGGGTTCTTTTCCTACTCATGCGGCATCTAGGCTTTTACCCTAGGGACCCCGGGATAAGTGAAGTGGGTCAGGCCCTGACTATATTTATTATATAGAGCGGGACTCATTCAGGGTTCCAACTTTTCAGGTTGGGAGAGGAGGATCTGCTACTTAGGAGGAAGAAAAGTCTGCTCTCTGGAGGCCCTGATTTATCCATGCTGCCTGCCCACATGTCCTCTAGGAGATGACAAATTTCTACAAATTTCATGTCTCTTTTATTCTTACCTATTAGGTGAAAATAGCTTTTGGCATGTTTAATTGGAGTCCCCGAACTTTCCTGCCCTACCCCCAGCCTAATGTTATGGTCCTCACAGACTGGGTTCTGGGTAGCCAGACACCGTGTGTCCCTTACaagatgtttattatttattatgagTTTTCTCTGCTAAGAACCCTCAAATAATTGTTCAGCTTGGTCTCCATCCCATTCTGTGCATGCAAACTTCCTCCGAGTGGAGGAAGACTCGGCCGATATGACAGGTCCAGAAAGCTGAACCCCAGGAGTGGAGTGGGGAGTCACTGGCACCCTGCTGCACACCTGGAAGGTCTCTGGCAAGTACTAAAAGCCACCATGACGATCAGCTAGGAAACTCTGTTAACAGTTTTTTCCATTGAATGTTTCAGTCATGCTCTGCTAACCCAAAACATTCTTGGTGCTCAATATGGTTTTTACCTGGGCATCAAATTTTCCAGCGTTGTGCAGAAAAGTCATGCAAATTCCGTGTAAGCCCCGAATCTCACAAGAGTTGTTCTCGAAACATTCAAACACGCCACACCCCACATCGCCAGCGTTGACCAAACAGTGCTGGATTTCCGCTAAAATGAGAATTACACACAATCATATACAAAATTCTCTGTCATGCTGGGGAATGCAGAGAGAGGGTGGTTGAAATAAAAGTAATGactaaaaggaaaattaagaaaaagtgttAGAAATGATTGTTTTGGGATCCAAaaaccaaggaaagaaaatttcatcACTTAATCTACTTATAAAGATAACTAGTATTtgtaaatttttgtaaaaattagCCAGACCTACATTACAAAAGTCACAAGAGAAGTTAGGTCAGAACACTCCATTTTTTCATCCTTCTCATCTTATTAAAGTATTTGTGGGAATACTTGGTTTGACAGCTGAAGATATTTCAGCTTTCTAAACCcactgacaaaaataaaatttcaacccATTAGCTTGGTCTTTCCCTTCTGTCCTTCATCAATGAAATACTCTTCTGTACTTGGATGAAGCTGCTGCTATTAAATCACGGCCATTTCCTTCCTGACCCCCAAATGAGAGCGTCCAAAAAGCAGTTTCAATTTAGCTTTATGATTCAACacctaaaaatcaaaacaaaactccTATTAAGGCAGCGCCTCCAAACCATTCGCATTAAAAATACCAGGCTAGGGAAACTGCGGTTTGCTTGCATGCAGGCTCAGGAGTCGAGTCAGATGGGGGTTAGTCTGCAGAAACGCAACCTTTGCAGTTCGAGGTTCCTTTTTAATAGAGATCTGGGGTGAGATGTCGCTTAATTCCCTAGACTTCTCGCGACCCGGGTGTCCGCTGCCCTCCTTCGCAGAATGTGGCCCCAATTCGCCTCTCTGAAAGGACAGGCTGAGAGGGAGTTAACTATCAGGCTGCAaagcctctctcccttccttccccctaCCCAATTAAACCAACCACAAAATTACATCAGAAGAGTATATTTTGGAAGAAGGGCGGGGGAGGAGATAATCCGCATTCAGGTTAAATCTGCCGAGAGAATGAGGGGCGTGTATTTGTTGAGGGTCACCAACTAGCGAAAATCACGTTTGATTCTCAGGGAAAGCTCTGGGAGGGGAAAAGGTAGGTGAGACGAGCGGGGCGCGAGCCGGAGGTGCTGGCATCTGCCTATGGAGGTGGGAGACTCCCGGACGGTCCCATGCGCGGCCCCGGCGCGCCGGCCCGGAGCGCGCAGGGCCGCGGTTCACTCGCTCCCGGCGCCCCTAATGGGCACTCGTGCATTCCTGCTCGTGCGGTGAACGCACGCACGGCACTGCCGGGTTCGCAGGCCCCCTTAATAAAGGGAGGGCCGTGAAGAGCGAAGAAGCGCTAGGCagattttcttcctctccctggaGCTGGGAAAAGGGCCAGCCCCGTGCCCTGCACGCCTGGTTGTGCTTGGCAGCTCTCGGGTAAACGGAGAGCCGGTCGAGCAGCTGCGGCGCACGGTTCGGGCCGTGTCACCATTTCTTCTCTTGCTGACCTGCTCTGGAGCCGGGGACGGAGGCAGCACCGCAGAGGTACGCTTCAGTGCACCCGCCCCTGCCCCTTCCGAAAGGAATGCCCCACAAGGGGGAAAGTTCGCCATGCAATTTGTCTCGCCTACAAAGTTCTTGGATGTCGGGCATCTTCTGAGGAGGGGGAGAAACAGTCCTGCCGCGGCCCGCCGGCTGGGAAGAGAAGTTCTTCGGTTCAGAGCGCAGCCCGGTAGCGGGGACGCTCCGTGCCTCCTGCAAGCCGGTTAGGATGGAGCAGGGAGGTTTGAACCGGTCCGGGAACGCTGGAGCCGACCCTGGCCGCGTGATGCGGTGCTTCCTTTACCCTCGACCCCGGGAGGACAGCAACAAGTCCTGCCCCAGCCATCTCATCACCCGGCCAGCACGTGCGGATTCCGGACGCGCGGAGCCCGGTGTGGACCTCGCTCTGCCGCGCGCTTTCCTCTTCACGCCCCGCTCCACCCCAAGAGTTTGCGCGGTCCAGGTTGGGCGCCCAGTTCTGGGCGAAGCGCCCGGGGCGCGCTGCGTGGGTGCGGGATGTCTTCTCCCAGCAGCTCCCCGCCTCGGGGGCTCACGCACTTACCTGTGTTCTGCAAGGACAGACGGCCTTTCTGCTGGGAGCTCCTGTCTTGGGGACCTTCGGGCGTGTTGGTGGCGTCGGTCCCTCGAGCTGGATCGAAGGTAACCAGCACCAAAGCCAGGGTCACGAACTGGCCCAGCCGCTCGGCACACATGGTTCTTGGTGTAAACCTCCAGCCCGGAGACCTGGATTCTTTGTGCTCCCCTccgcctcttcctcctcctccgccgcttcccctcctcctcccactcttCCTCCCGGCTCGCCTTTTCCCTCCTCGCGGCCGCGGCTCTGATAGAGGTTACCCAGCGCCCTCCCGTAGCTCTCTGGAGAGCATGTGACCAGGCCGTTAGCAGCGCCGCGAGTGCCGGGCAATGGCAGGGACGGTGCCTCAAATATCCCTGGAAGCTCTGGTGTCACTTGAATGAAGGAGTCGAGCAGGTGTTGTCCCAGCGGCTGGACCAATCCGAGACCCCCGCCCGTTTGACAACACGGCCGGGAGGCGGGGCCTGCGCCCAACTACTACAGGAGGAAGCCGAGCGCCGCTGGGAGCGCCCGACAAAGTTGCCGACCTGGCGACGGCCACGCGTTTgcgtgcgtgtgtgagtgtgtaagaGCGCGGCCGGAGATACATGCGCGTGTGCGGGTGCTCCAAGGCAATGGCCGAACGGACTTAACTAAAAGCGAATCCCAGCTCCGGTTGCAGCTAAAGAAAGGCGAGAGGGGATGGTCTGCGCTGGGACAGCGTTCCCCCTCCCCTCCAACCCCCTCAGGCTCCTGGCTCGCATCACACCCGCAACTGGCTAGGAAAGtttcctctttctgccttttgTAATTTAGTTGAGATTCCCAGCCCCGAGGCCTTGACAGATTGGAGAAGTTTCCTGGACACAGTGGTGCTCGGGGCAAGCTGGGCACAGATGGGAATTCCTGGCGGTGTGATGCtttgcattaaaaacaaaaaatcctccAAACTATTTTAAGATAGGAGCAGAAAGCACTAGATACAGGACTCTGCCTGAGCGGCTGCCCCATCTTCTTTTCGCCCCGCCGTGGTGGGCCTTGCCACACCTTAGGTGTCAGATTCTTGCCCCTCCCTCAATCCAGACGGATTCTGGGCTGGGCTGCAGGGATCCAGGTGAGAGACTGGACTTGCATCATTTACAGGCGGGTGGCAGGGAGGCCCGGGCAGCCCTGAGTCAGCCCGCGGCGGAGCATCGCGTGCCCCAGAGGCTGGAGCTTGAAAGGCAACTTTACGCGTCTCCAAACATACTCTTCCATTTTCCCAAAGCGCTACTCGCCGCCGCGTTCTGTGTTCCCTTTACTCTTCATTCATCGGATGgaaaaggtcaaaaaaaaaaaaaaaaaaattctccctaaACCCTAAAAACAGAACCCGAGGAAATTCTCTCCGTCTCTTCTCCTTTCTTGTTCGAGCTCCCTCCCCAAGCACGGCCGGGGCTGGATCGCCCTCGACTGCTTTCTCCCCCCGGCTTGCGGAAGCAGGGAGAAAGTTGGGCGCCGCTGGGAGCGCCTCTTCCCCCgctgtgtgtgtacgtgtgcacgCTCACGTCTCCCCCGCGCCGAGGCCGGGGACAGGAACTGCTCCGGGCACCGTCAGTCCGACGGCGCAGCTCTGGGGGCTCGTAGGGCAGGGGGAGGGCGGGGACGCGAGCGCAGCGCCACTCACCCCGGGTGACGCGCTTTCGCCCCTCCCCCGCCGTCTCCACCCTCCTGCTGGAGAACAGGTGAGCTTGGGTACCAGCTCCAACCCCTCGCCCCCGCCCCGCTCCCAGCCCGCGCCCTCTGCGGTAATGCGCCCCGGAGGTTTCATCACCCACTGCCCGCGGCGACGCGGCTCTGGGTCTCCGCGGCGGGGCGCACGGAGCGCCTCATTGGGGCAGCCTTGTGACACGGTTGGGGGAAGGGGTGCGGAGACGCCGGGGCCAGGTCGTGCTCTGTCAGCCGTTCGACttcccaagctcccctcccaaGGTCCCGGATGCAGGAGGGCGTTAAGAAcggggatgggggcagggtgggcaccAGTGGCTGCGGCTGTCCAGTGTCCAGCGGCCCAGAGGTGGGAGAATGATAGGAGGGGGTGGGAAAGGCACCTTCGAGTAGGCCCTCCCAGGGGTTGCAGCGCCTGGGAGCTAGCTGCTGTCCACCATCCCCATCCGATTTCAGAACCCCAAGAAAGGGTCACTTTGAAGGTCTGAGTCTGCGTCGTGACAAAAAACTGATCACTCGTGCCCGTGATTCCAATAACAATGACCTCTTACAGCCTCAAGAGTTTtggggggaaggaggtggggtaCAAGtccattatattaataatagatGGTGCGCACTTCCCACTCTGCTTTTGTTAtggtatttatttcctttattagtTTATGAAACACCATCTCCTGTAGATTCTTAACAGacaaaacataacaaaaaaaCCAACAGCAGTCTGGCCTCCCACGAAGTCCATAAGCCTCTGAATTTCCTGGGTAGGCTTTCTTTCCTTGGAGAGCCTCTTTTGTAGGTGAGAATATGAGTAATATTGGCATTAAAAAGGGCATCTGGTCTCTTGGCTCTTTAAGCAACACAAACAGGAGCGGTCTAGCAGGTGGGAGCAAGCCCACCTTTGTGGGATGCAGACACTCTGAGTCTTCTTGTTAGAAGGCTGGGCCACCACCTGGAGTAGGGGCCAGGCAGATGCAGGTCTCTGGGCTCCTGCATCCCAGAGCTGGGGCACAGCCTTTTGCCACCACAAGGCCCTGGGACTGCCCTCAGAGGACCTGCATCAGAAAAATTCATCTTGAAGCTATTTGCTCCAGTTTCACAGGGGACATTCGTGTCTCCTACCTGAGCCACCTGccccttttagaactaaaaaaaaaaaaaaagtggtagttGTATTTGCCGTATAGCAAGTACAGTTACCAGttcttaagagttttatattCAGACCACTTagccagagccagacatccagagAAGAATGCCCATCCCAGTCTGTCCCATCAGGGCTGAGAAAATTCTGCAGAAGCAGGAGGCAGTGTACTGGGATTACCAGTCGAGGCCACGGGCCTGGGGTCAGAGTAGGGAGAAGAGCTCAGGCTGGTGACTGTGCTGtgatcttccctttctccttctagcCTTATAACTCAGGCCTGGTTTGGCAGCCTGTGGCTGGTGAC
The Bos mutus isolate GX-2022 chromosome 20, NWIPB_WYAK_1.1, whole genome shotgun sequence genome window above contains:
- the STC2 gene encoding stanniocalcin-2; protein product: MCAERLGQFVTLALVLVTFDPARGTDATNTPEGPQDRSSQQKGRLSLQNTAEIQHCLVNAGDVGCGVFECFENNSCEIRGLHGICMTFLHNAGKFDAQGKSFIKDALKCKAHALRHRFSCISRKCPAIKEMVFQLQRECYLKHDLCSAAQENIRVMVEMIHFKDLLLHEPYVDLVNLLLTCGEEVKEAITHSVQAQCEQSWGSLCSILSFCTSAIQRPPTAPPEHQLQGDRAKLSRGHPAEMGHHLAEPSSRETGRGAKGERGSKSHPNAHARGRAAGPGAQGTSGSSEWEDEQSEYSDIRR